The Deltaproteobacteria bacterium region TCCAATCTCCTTGATGTCCTCCCTTTTATTGGAGTGCATTCGGAGGAGCCTTCCGATTTTTTCCCTTTTATCCTTTGTCGAGTTAAATACGGTAGTGCCCGAGACAAGTTTCCCGGAATATATTCTCAAATATGTAAGCTGTCCGACGTACGGGTCGGTCATAATTTTAAACGCCAGCGCGGAGAACGGCTCATCATCACTCGGATTTCTCGTCTCCGCCTGCTCGGTTTCGGTATTAATCCCTTCAACCGGAGGAAGCTCGGAAGGGGCGGGCATAAAGCTTACTATAGAATCCAGAAGCAGCTGAACACCTTTATTTTTAAACGCGGTCCCCAGTATTACAGGCACCATGCTGAGCGATACGGTGGCTTTTCTTACTGCCTTGACAATCTGCTCTTCTGAAACCGGCTCGCCGTTAAGATAATTTTCCATTATTTCTTCGTCAAAATCGGCAATCGACTCGAGCAGGTGCTCCCTGCCGGTCTCGGATTCCGAAAGCATGCTCTCCGGTATATCCACGAGCTCGTATTTCGATCCGAGGGAATCGTCATCCCAGACGGCGAGCTTCATTTTTATAAGGTCTATTATTCCTTTAAATTCGTCCCCTTCGAAGTACGGCAGATGAAGGGGAACCGGATTGGCGTTCAGCCTTTCTTTTATCTGGGACACGACCTGTCCGAAATCAGCGCCGACTTTGTCCATCTTATTTACAAACGCCATCCTGGGAACCCTGTACCTGTCGGCCTGTCTCCAGACGGTCTCGGACTGAGGCTCCACGCCTCCCACGGAGTCAAAAACCACTACAGCGCCGTCGAGCACCTTTAAAGACCTTTCCACTTCGATTGTGAAATCCACGTGGCCGGGAGTATCGATGATATTAATCCTATGGTCATTCCAGAAGCACGTAGTGGTCGCCGAGGTAATGGTGATACCCCTTTCCCTTTCCTGCTCCATCCAGTCCATTGTGGCGGTGCCTTCGTGGACTTCTCCGATCTTGTAGGTAAGACCGGTATAGTACAGGATACGCTCGGTGGTAGTAGTCTTACCGGCGTCTATATGCGCCACGATTCCAATATTTCTGACTCTATCTATAGGTATTGCCTTTTCCACAAAACTCCTCCGAATTTATTACCACCTGTAATGAGCGAACGCCCTGTTCGCGTCCGCCATTTTGTGCGTGTCTTCCCTTTTCTTTATGGATCCCCCGCGGCCTTCCGCGGCTTCCATGATTTCACCCGAAAGCTTCTCGACCATCGACTTCCCCTCTCTCTTTCTTATCGCAGAAAGCATCCACCTTATGGCAAGAGACTGGCGGCGGAAAGAGCTTACCTCCATAGGCACCTGATACGTGGCGCCCCCGACCCTGCGCGGCCTTACCTCTATACCGGGCTTTACATTATCCATAGCGGCTAAAAAAACCTCAAGCGGCTCCTTGCCCGTCTTCTCGGCAATAACATCCATCGCAGAGTAAAATATCTTCTCGGCCTTGCTCTTCTTGCCGTC contains the following coding sequences:
- the rpsG gene encoding 30S ribosomal protein S7, which gives rise to MPRKGPVTKRKVPVDPKYGDLTVAKFINSLMYDGKKSKAEKIFYSAMDVIAEKTGKEPLEVFLAAMDNVKPGIEVRPRRVGGATYQVPMEVSSFRRQSLAIRWMLSAIRKREGKSMVEKLSGEIMEAAEGRGGSIKKREDTHKMADANRAFAHYRW
- the fusA gene encoding elongation factor G, which translates into the protein MEKAIPIDRVRNIGIVAHIDAGKTTTTERILYYTGLTYKIGEVHEGTATMDWMEQERERGITITSATTTCFWNDHRINIIDTPGHVDFTIEVERSLKVLDGAVVVFDSVGGVEPQSETVWRQADRYRVPRMAFVNKMDKVGADFGQVVSQIKERLNANPVPLHLPYFEGDEFKGIIDLIKMKLAVWDDDSLGSKYELVDIPESMLSESETGREHLLESIADFDEEIMENYLNGEPVSEEQIVKAVRKATVSLSMVPVILGTAFKNKGVQLLLDSIVSFMPAPSELPPVEGINTETEQAETRNPSDDEPFSALAFKIMTDPYVGQLTYLRIYSGKLVSGTTVFNSTKDKREKIGRLLRMHSNKREDIKEIGAGGIVAAVGLKSTTTGDTLCDEDHPILLESLYFAEPVISIAIEPKTKSDQERLALSLNKISLEDPTFKVKHDEETAQTLISGMGELHLEIIVDRLKREFNVDANVGRPQVAYRETVTRPSDVESKFIRQTGGRGQYGHVKIKMEPGEEGSGINFVDEIKGGTIPREFIPAVEKGIREASETGVVAGYPVIDLTVRLYDGSYHDVDSSEIAFKIAASMAFKDAVLRAKPIILEPLMKVEVVVPEDFMGSVMGNLSSRRGKIMGSELRGAMQAIRAEVPLSEMFGYATELRSMTEGRGSFTMEFAHYSPLPESLSENLKTNVQAVQ